The following coding sequences are from one Achromobacter sp. B7 window:
- the queA gene encoding tRNA preQ1(34) S-adenosylmethionine ribosyltransferase-isomerase QueA: protein MTQSLTVSDFNYELPPELIAQTPAAQRTGSRLLHLDAASQLHDRQFADLVGLLRPNDLLVFNDTRVIKARLAGHKITGGKIEVLVERITESDRVLAHVRASKSPGPGMVLRLADAFDATVLGREGELFDIRFPGPVLDLLDAHGATPLPPYITHAADAGDDDRYQTVYAREPGAVAAPTAGLHFDQPTLDRLADLGIARAFVTLHVGAGTFQPVRVDNLADHIMHAEWFTVPQATVDAIAATRAKGGRVIAVGTTSVRALESAAAQTEGRTAPGLPLAAAQGDTRLFITPGYRYRVVDALVTNFHLPQSTLLMLVSALAGVEPIRRAYAHAVAQRYRFFSYGDAMFIESPAP, encoded by the coding sequence GTGACCCAGTCCCTGACCGTTTCCGACTTCAATTACGAGCTGCCGCCAGAACTTATCGCGCAGACGCCCGCCGCCCAGCGCACGGGCAGCCGCCTGCTGCATCTGGACGCAGCCAGCCAGCTGCACGACCGCCAGTTCGCCGACCTGGTCGGCCTGTTGCGGCCGAACGACCTGCTGGTGTTCAACGACACTCGCGTCATCAAGGCGCGGCTGGCTGGCCACAAGATCACCGGCGGCAAGATCGAAGTGCTGGTCGAACGCATCACCGAGTCCGACCGCGTGCTGGCCCATGTGCGCGCCAGCAAATCGCCGGGGCCGGGCATGGTGCTGCGCCTGGCCGATGCCTTTGACGCCACCGTGCTGGGCCGCGAAGGCGAGCTTTTCGACATCCGCTTTCCCGGCCCGGTCCTGGACCTGCTGGACGCGCACGGCGCCACGCCGCTGCCGCCCTACATCACGCACGCGGCCGACGCGGGCGACGACGATCGCTACCAGACCGTCTACGCCCGCGAGCCCGGCGCGGTGGCCGCCCCCACGGCCGGCCTGCACTTTGACCAGCCCACGCTGGACCGACTGGCCGACCTGGGAATCGCACGCGCTTTTGTCACGCTGCACGTGGGCGCGGGCACCTTCCAGCCGGTGCGGGTCGACAACCTGGCCGACCACATCATGCACGCCGAATGGTTCACGGTGCCGCAAGCCACGGTGGACGCCATCGCCGCCACCCGCGCCAAGGGCGGCCGCGTGATCGCCGTGGGCACCACCAGCGTGCGCGCGCTGGAATCGGCGGCGGCGCAAACCGAAGGGCGCACGGCCCCCGGCCTGCCGCTGGCCGCCGCCCAGGGCGACACCCGCCTTTTCATCACCCCCGGCTACCGGTACCGCGTCGTGGACGCCCTGGTCACCAACTTTCACCTTCCCCAGTCGACCCTGCTGATGCTGGTGTCGGCGCTGGCCGGCGTCGAGCCGATCCGCCGCGCCTACGCCCATGCGGTGGCCCAGCGCTACCGCTTCTTCAGCTATGGCGACGCCATGTTTATCGAGTCCCCCGCCCCATGA
- the tgt gene encoding tRNA guanosine(34) transglycosylase Tgt, with the protein MTGLNFELLATDGGARRGRITLNHGVVETPIFMPVGTYGSVKAMMPHELKEIGSQIVLGNTFHLWLRPGTDIMEKHGGLHGFMQWDKPILTDSGGFQVFSLQGMRKITEEGVKFASPIDGARLFLTPEESMRIQRSLNSDIVMVFDECTPYEIDGRPATVEEAARSMRMSLRWARRSRDEFDRLGNPNALFGIVQGGMYESLRDESLAGLQDIGFHGYAIGGLSVGEPKEDMMRILAHVTPKLPAQAPRYLMGVGTPEDLVEGVSRGVDMFDCVMPTRNARNGWLFTRFGDVKIRNAKYRDDTRPLDPSCGCHTCGNFSRAYLHHLQRANEITGARLNTLHNLHFYLTIMQEMREAIGQGRFDAWRAQFAADRARGIE; encoded by the coding sequence ATGACCGGTCTGAACTTTGAACTGCTAGCCACCGACGGCGGCGCCCGCCGCGGCCGCATCACGCTGAACCATGGCGTGGTCGAGACGCCCATCTTCATGCCCGTGGGCACCTATGGCAGCGTCAAGGCCATGATGCCGCACGAGCTTAAAGAGATTGGCTCGCAGATCGTGCTGGGCAACACGTTTCACCTGTGGCTGCGTCCGGGCACGGACATCATGGAAAAGCACGGCGGCCTGCACGGCTTCATGCAATGGGACAAGCCCATCCTGACCGACTCGGGCGGCTTCCAGGTGTTCAGCCTGCAAGGCATGCGCAAGATCACCGAGGAAGGCGTGAAGTTTGCGTCGCCCATCGACGGCGCGCGGCTGTTCCTGACGCCCGAAGAATCGATGCGTATCCAGCGTTCGCTCAATTCCGACATCGTGATGGTGTTCGACGAATGCACGCCGTACGAAATCGACGGCCGCCCCGCCACGGTCGAGGAAGCCGCCCGGTCCATGCGCATGTCGTTGCGCTGGGCGCGCCGCTCGCGTGACGAATTCGACCGCCTGGGCAACCCCAACGCGCTGTTCGGCATCGTGCAGGGCGGCATGTACGAATCGCTGCGCGACGAATCGCTGGCCGGCCTGCAAGACATCGGTTTTCACGGTTACGCCATCGGCGGCCTGTCGGTGGGCGAGCCCAAAGAAGACATGATGCGCATCCTGGCGCACGTCACCCCCAAGCTGCCGGCCCAGGCGCCGCGCTACCTGATGGGCGTGGGCACGCCGGAAGACCTGGTCGAAGGCGTCAGCCGCGGCGTGGACATGTTCGATTGCGTCATGCCCACCCGCAACGCGCGCAACGGCTGGCTGTTCACGCGCTTCGGCGACGTCAAGATCCGCAACGCCAAGTACCGCGACGACACCCGCCCGCTGGACCCCAGCTGCGGCTGCCACACCTGCGGCAACTTCTCGCGCGCCTACCTGCACCACCTGCAACGGGCCAACGAGATCACCGGCGCGCGCCTGAACACGCTGCACAACCTGCATTTCTACCTGACGATCATGCAGGAAATGCGCGAAGCCATCGGGCAAGGACGCTTTGACGCCTGGCGCGCGCAGTTCGCCGCCGACCGGGCGCGCGGCATCGAATAA
- the yajC gene encoding preprotein translocase subunit YajC: MSVIDTASLVVAQAAAPEGNALMGMLPIVLMFVILYFLMIRPQMKRQKEHRNLIAALAKGDEVVTAGGMLGKVTKVNDSYVTVEVSELADKPVEVIMQKSSVSTVLPKGTIKAL, encoded by the coding sequence ATGTCCGTTATCGATACCGCAAGCCTCGTCGTGGCGCAAGCCGCCGCCCCTGAAGGTAATGCGTTGATGGGCATGTTGCCCATCGTCCTGATGTTCGTGATCCTCTACTTCCTGATGATCCGCCCGCAGATGAAGCGTCAGAAGGAACACCGCAACCTGATCGCCGCCCTGGCCAAAGGCGACGAAGTGGTCACGGCCGGCGGCATGCTGGGCAAGGTCACCAAGGTCAACGACAGCTACGTGACCGTTGAAGTGTCCGAACTGGCCGACAAGCCCGTTGAAGTCATCATGCAGAAGTCGTCGGTTTCGACGGTGCTTCCTAAAGGAACCATCAAGGCCCTTTAA
- the secD gene encoding protein translocase subunit SecD: MNRYPLWKYITVLIAVIIGLLYTLPNFYGESPAVQVSSAKATIKVDAAMLNRVDQILTDAKIPNEGVFYEQNGTLGTVRARFPSTDLQLQARDLLDKTLNTVAGDPHYTVALNLLPASPAWMRAMGWFAPKPMYLGLDLRGGVHFLLQVDMQGALTARYDSLAADVRSVLRDQKVNVAGVERSGMGVAATFANTDDRDRAIATLRTRLPDLEFTEREEGGKQVLLGALNPAAVQRVQDSALKQNINTLHNRINELGVAEPVIQQQGADRIVVQLPGVQDVAKAKELLGRTATLEIRMVDDTPTAQAALLGGTVPFGLERYNDRDGRPILVRRQVVLTGENLQDAQPGRDSQTQQAAVHLTLDSKGARIFRDVTRDNIGKRMAILLFENGKGEVVTAPVIRSEIAGGQVQISGSMSSEEAADTALLLRAGALAAPMSIIEERTIGPSLGADNISKGFHSTLYGFLAIAVFIILYYHLFGVFSTVGLTLNVLLLLALLSMLQATLTLPGIAAIALTLGMAIDSNVLINERIREELRAGATPQQAIHQGFERAWGTILDSNLTTLIVGLALLAFGSGPIRGFAVVHCLGILTSMFSSVVGVRALANLYYGRKKKLSSISIGEIWKPKAN, encoded by the coding sequence ATGAACCGCTATCCCCTCTGGAAGTACATTACGGTCCTGATCGCGGTCATCATTGGCCTCTTGTACACGCTTCCGAATTTCTACGGCGAGTCGCCCGCGGTCCAGGTTTCCAGCGCCAAGGCCACCATCAAGGTGGACGCGGCGATGTTGAACCGGGTCGATCAAATCCTGACCGACGCCAAGATTCCGAACGAAGGCGTCTTCTACGAACAAAACGGCACGCTCGGCACCGTGCGCGCCCGTTTCCCCTCGACCGACCTGCAATTGCAGGCGCGCGACCTGCTCGACAAAACCCTGAACACCGTTGCCGGCGACCCGCACTACACCGTGGCGCTGAACCTGCTGCCCGCCTCGCCCGCCTGGATGCGCGCGATGGGCTGGTTCGCCCCCAAGCCCATGTACCTGGGCCTGGACTTGCGCGGTGGCGTGCACTTCCTGCTGCAAGTGGACATGCAAGGCGCGCTGACCGCCCGCTACGACTCCCTGGCCGCCGACGTGCGCTCGGTGCTGCGTGACCAAAAGGTCAACGTGGCCGGCGTCGAGCGCTCGGGCATGGGCGTTGCCGCCACGTTCGCCAACACCGACGACCGTGACCGCGCCATCGCCACCCTGCGCACCCGCCTGCCCGACCTGGAATTCACGGAACGCGAAGAAGGCGGCAAGCAAGTGCTGCTGGGCGCCCTGAACCCGGCCGCCGTCCAGCGCGTGCAGGATTCCGCGCTGAAGCAGAACATCAACACCCTGCACAACCGCATCAACGAACTGGGCGTGGCCGAACCGGTCATCCAGCAACAAGGCGCGGACCGCATCGTGGTGCAACTGCCCGGCGTGCAGGACGTGGCCAAGGCCAAGGAACTGCTGGGCCGCACCGCCACGCTGGAAATCCGCATGGTCGACGACACCCCCACCGCGCAAGCCGCGCTGCTGGGCGGCACCGTGCCCTTTGGCCTGGAACGCTACAACGACCGCGACGGCCGTCCGATCCTGGTTCGCCGCCAGGTCGTGCTGACGGGTGAAAACCTGCAAGACGCGCAGCCGGGCCGTGATTCGCAAACCCAACAAGCCGCGGTCCACCTGACGCTGGACTCCAAGGGCGCGCGCATCTTCCGCGACGTCACGCGCGACAACATCGGCAAGCGCATGGCCATCCTGCTGTTTGAAAACGGCAAGGGCGAAGTGGTCACCGCGCCGGTCATCCGCAGCGAAATCGCGGGCGGCCAGGTGCAGATCTCGGGCAGCATGAGCTCCGAAGAAGCCGCCGACACCGCCCTGCTGCTGCGCGCCGGCGCGCTGGCCGCACCGATGTCGATCATCGAAGAACGCACCATCGGCCCGAGCCTGGGCGCCGACAACATCTCGAAGGGTTTCCATTCGACGCTGTACGGTTTCCTGGCCATCGCCGTCTTCATCATCCTGTACTACCACCTGTTCGGTGTGTTCTCCACGGTGGGCCTGACGCTGAACGTGCTGCTGCTTCTGGCGCTGCTGTCCATGCTGCAAGCCACGCTGACCTTGCCGGGTATTGCCGCTATCGCGCTAACGCTGGGCATGGCCATTGACTCGAACGTGCTGATCAACGAGCGGATACGGGAAGAACTGCGCGCCGGGGCAACCCCGCAGCAGGCCATCCACCAAGGTTTCGAACGCGCCTGGGGCACGATTCTTGACTCGAACCTCACGACGCTCATCGTCGGCCTGGCGCTGCTGGCCTTCGGTTCGGGCCCGATCCGGGGCTTCGCGGTGGTGCATTGCCTGGGCATCCTGACGTCGATGTTCTCGTCGGTGGTGGGCGTGCGCGCGCTGGCCAACCTGTACTACGGCCGCAAGAAGAAGCTCTCTTCGATCTCCATCGGCGAGATCTGGAAACCGAAGGCAAACTGA
- the secF gene encoding protein translocase subunit SecF, whose amino-acid sequence MEFFRIHRTIPFMRHALVLNIISLVTFVLAIFFIVTRGFHLSIEFTGGTVMEVNYAQTAQLENVRGVVSKLGYSDFQVQNFGTSRDVMIRLPLQEGQTSATQSESVLAALKTADSSVELRRVEFVGPQVGQELLHNGLMALLVVVIGIMVYLGFRFEWKFAVAGVIANLHDVVIILGFFAFFQWEFSLAVLAGVLAVLGYSVNESVVIMDRIRENFRKYRKADVTEVINSAITQTISRTIITHGSTQMMVLAMLFFGGPSLHYFAMALTIGIWFGIYSSVFVAAALAMWMGVKREDLIKPVKKEGEEGEVA is encoded by the coding sequence ATGGAATTTTTCCGTATTCACCGCACCATCCCGTTCATGCGCCATGCATTGGTGCTGAACATCATCAGTCTCGTCACGTTCGTGCTGGCGATCTTCTTCATCGTCACGCGGGGCTTTCACCTGTCGATCGAATTCACCGGCGGCACGGTCATGGAAGTCAACTACGCCCAGACGGCGCAGTTGGAAAACGTGCGCGGCGTGGTGTCCAAGCTGGGCTACTCCGACTTCCAGGTGCAGAACTTCGGCACCTCGCGCGACGTCATGATCCGCCTGCCGCTGCAGGAAGGCCAAACGTCGGCCACGCAAAGCGAAAGCGTGCTGGCCGCGCTGAAGACGGCCGATTCCAGCGTCGAACTGCGCCGCGTGGAATTCGTCGGGCCGCAGGTGGGCCAGGAACTGCTGCACAACGGCCTGATGGCCCTGCTTGTCGTGGTCATCGGCATCATGGTGTACCTGGGCTTTCGCTTCGAATGGAAATTCGCCGTCGCCGGCGTGATCGCCAACCTGCACGACGTGGTGATCATCCTGGGCTTCTTCGCGTTCTTCCAATGGGAGTTCTCGCTGGCGGTGCTGGCGGGGGTGCTGGCAGTGCTGGGTTACTCCGTGAACGAATCGGTCGTCATCATGGACCGTATCCGCGAGAACTTCCGCAAGTACCGCAAGGCAGACGTCACCGAAGTCATCAACAGCGCCATCACCCAGACCATTTCGCGAACCATCATCACCCACGGTTCGACGCAGATGATGGTGCTGGCCATGCTGTTCTTCGGCGGCCCCAGCCTGCACTACTTCGCCATGGCGCTGACCATCGGCATCTGGTTCGGCATCTATTCGTCGGTGTTCGTCGCTGCCGCGCTGGCCATGTGGATGGGCGTCAAGCGCGAAGACCTGATCAAGCCGGTCAAGAAGGAAGGCGAAGAAGGCGAAGTCGCCTGA
- a CDS encoding VOC family protein translates to MKLTIDHLVIAAADLASGTEYVAGLLGIAPQGGGAHPRMGTHNRVLGMAGGMYLEVIAIDPDAPAPERPRWFGLDQGDMRARLQQGPFLAHWAARVQAPLDLTRMQAEHPERIAPVIPMTRGDLRWRLTVPDDGSLPAWREAGHTAGDGLLPTLIQWDVDAYPGVSLPPQPLTLVRLTGCHPQAGLLRQGLTWMGADTLIDLEQTDGQPRLTALIDTPQGQKTLA, encoded by the coding sequence ATGAAACTCACCATTGATCATCTCGTCATCGCCGCGGCGGACCTTGCCAGCGGTACGGAATATGTCGCCGGGCTGCTGGGCATCGCGCCACAAGGCGGCGGCGCGCATCCGCGCATGGGCACCCACAACCGCGTGCTGGGCATGGCGGGCGGCATGTATCTGGAGGTCATCGCCATTGACCCGGACGCGCCCGCACCCGAGCGGCCGCGCTGGTTCGGGCTGGACCAGGGCGACATGCGCGCGCGCTTGCAACAGGGCCCTTTCCTGGCGCATTGGGCCGCGCGCGTTCAAGCGCCGCTGGACCTGACGCGCATGCAGGCCGAACACCCCGAACGTATCGCCCCCGTCATCCCCATGACGCGCGGTGATCTGCGCTGGCGCTTGACGGTGCCGGACGACGGCAGCCTGCCGGCGTGGCGCGAAGCGGGTCACACGGCCGGCGACGGCTTGCTGCCTACGCTGATCCAATGGGATGTGGACGCCTACCCTGGCGTCAGCCTGCCGCCGCAACCGTTGACGCTGGTGCGCCTGACGGGATGCCACCCGCAGGCCGGCCTGCTGCGCCAGGGGCTGACCTGGATGGGTGCGGACACCCTGATCGACCTGGAACAAACCGACGGGCAGCCGCGCCTGACCGCGCTGATCGACACGCCGCAAGGGCAGAAGACCCTGGCGTAA